From one Marinobacter sp. LV10MA510-1 genomic stretch:
- a CDS encoding type I glyceraldehyde-3-phosphate dehydrogenase, which produces MTQPAFYRVAINGYGRIGQCVLRALYENGYRDHFQVVAINELSNIDTIAHLTRYDSTHGRFQGTVSVKGDSLWVNGDVIRVLNSTDPAELPWQQMGIDLVLECSGAFSDRATAEQHLAAGAKRLLFSQPAEADVDRTVVYGINHLEMVDSDRIVAAGSCTTNCLVPMIKVLDDALGIEQGTTTTIHAAMNDQPVIDAYHHQDLRRTRSALHNIVPVDTALALGIERLLPHMQGRFSSVAMRVPTLNVSAIDMVLNVRTPVTVADVNGILQRAATTLPLMGILGYTNELLASSDFNHDSRSGVVDGGQTRVTGDTMVKVLCWFDNEWGFANRMLDVSRHWLAAH; this is translated from the coding sequence ATGACCCAGCCCGCATTTTATCGTGTCGCCATTAACGGTTACGGCCGCATCGGCCAGTGCGTGCTGCGGGCGCTGTATGAAAACGGTTATCGCGACCACTTCCAGGTGGTCGCGATTAACGAGTTGTCAAACATCGACACAATTGCGCACTTAACCCGCTACGACTCCACCCACGGCCGCTTTCAAGGCACGGTGTCGGTAAAAGGCGACAGTCTATGGGTGAATGGCGATGTTATTCGTGTTTTAAACAGCACCGACCCGGCCGAACTGCCCTGGCAACAAATGGGCATTGACCTGGTACTGGAATGCTCCGGTGCGTTTTCTGACCGCGCGACGGCGGAACAGCACCTGGCCGCTGGCGCCAAACGGCTGCTGTTTTCGCAGCCGGCCGAAGCCGATGTAGACCGCACCGTGGTGTACGGCATCAATCATCTTGAAATGGTAGACAGTGATCGCATTGTGGCTGCCGGTTCCTGCACCACCAACTGCCTGGTGCCGATGATCAAAGTGCTGGACGATGCGCTGGGCATAGAGCAAGGCACCACCACCACCATTCACGCGGCGATGAACGACCAGCCGGTGATTGATGCGTACCATCATCAGGATTTGCGCCGCACCCGCAGCGCGCTGCACAACATAGTGCCGGTAGACACCGCGCTGGCCCTTGGCATTGAACGCCTGCTGCCCCACATGCAGGGCCGCTTCAGTTCCGTAGCCATGCGCGTGCCTACGCTGAACGTGTCTGCCATTGATATGGTGCTGAACGTACGTACGCCGGTGACCGTCGCTGACGTTAACGGCATACTGCAGCGGGCGGCGACGACCTTACCGCTGATGGGCATATTGGGTTACACCAACGAACTGCTGGCAAGCTCCGACTTTAACCACGACTCACGTTCCGGCGTGGTCGACGGCGGCCAAACCCGAGTAACCGGGGACACCATGGTGAAAGTGCTGTGCTGGTTTGATAACGAATGGGGCTTTGCCAACCGTATGCTGGATGTCAGCCGGCACTGGCTGGCCGCGCACTGA
- a CDS encoding phosphoglycerate kinase — protein MAIKKMTDLNLAGKRVLIREDLNVPLKNGSITSDARIRAALPTIKAAASAGAKVMLMSHLGRPEEGVYDEAASLKPVAEHLSEALGQNVRLIKDYLNGEDLDLADGDVVLFENVRFNKGEKKDDEALAKQYAALCDIYVMDAFGTAHRAQASTHGVGKFAPEACAGPLLAGELEALGKALDNPARPVVAIVGGSKVSTKLDVLNALEKVCDQIIVGGGIANTFLAAAGHPVGKSLCEHDLMDAAKDIASRVEIPLPVDVVVASEFSETATATIRNISDVTEDDMILDVGPETAGQFAGLLKNAKTILWNGPIGVFEFDQFENGTKVLAHAIADSAAFSLAGGGDTVAAIDKYGVNEKISYISTGGGAFLEFVEGKTLPAVAMLEERGA, from the coding sequence ATGGCCATCAAAAAAATGACCGACCTGAATCTGGCAGGAAAGCGCGTACTGATTCGCGAAGACCTGAACGTACCGCTGAAAAACGGCAGCATCACCAGCGACGCACGTATTCGCGCCGCACTGCCCACCATTAAGGCGGCTGCAAGCGCCGGCGCCAAAGTTATGCTGATGTCGCACCTTGGCCGCCCGGAAGAAGGCGTGTACGACGAAGCCGCTTCCCTTAAGCCCGTGGCTGAGCACCTGAGTGAAGCCCTGGGCCAGAACGTACGCCTGATCAAAGACTACCTGAACGGCGAAGATCTGGATCTGGCCGACGGCGACGTGGTGCTGTTCGAGAACGTGCGCTTCAACAAAGGCGAAAAGAAAGACGACGAAGCCCTGGCCAAGCAATACGCCGCGCTTTGCGATATTTACGTGATGGACGCCTTCGGCACCGCACACCGCGCCCAGGCCTCTACCCACGGCGTTGGCAAGTTTGCCCCCGAAGCCTGTGCCGGCCCGCTGCTGGCGGGTGAGCTGGAAGCCTTGGGTAAAGCCCTGGATAACCCGGCCCGGCCGGTTGTTGCCATTGTTGGCGGCTCCAAAGTCTCCACCAAACTGGACGTACTCAACGCCCTGGAAAAAGTCTGTGACCAGATTATCGTCGGTGGCGGCATCGCCAATACCTTCCTGGCCGCTGCAGGTCATCCCGTAGGCAAGTCACTATGCGAGCACGACTTGATGGACGCCGCCAAAGACATCGCCTCCCGCGTTGAAATCCCGCTGCCGGTTGACGTAGTTGTTGCCAGTGAGTTCTCTGAAACCGCGACCGCCACCATTCGCAACATTTCAGACGTGACCGAAGACGACATGATTCTGGACGTAGGCCCCGAAACCGCCGGCCAGTTTGCCGGGCTGCTGAAAAACGCCAAAACCATTTTATGGAACGGCCCGATAGGTGTATTTGAATTCGACCAGTTTGAAAACGGCACCAAAGTGCTGGCCCACGCCATTGCCGACAGCGCAGCATTTTCACTCGCCGGCGGCGGTGATACTGTGGCAGCCATTGACAAGTACGGTGTAAATGAGAAGATTTCCTATATCTCTACCGGTGGCGGTGCCTTTCTGGAATTTGTAGAAGGCAAAACCCTGCCCGCAGTCGCCATGCTGGAAGAGCGTGGCGCGTAA
- the fba gene encoding class II fructose-bisphosphate aldolase (catalyzes the reversible aldol condensation of dihydroxyacetonephosphate and glyceraldehyde 3-phosphate in the Calvin cycle, glycolysis, and/or gluconeogenesis) has product MALISMRQMLDHAAEHGYGVPAFNVNNLEQMRAIMEAADKTDSPVIVQASAGARKYAGAPFLRRMILAAVEEFPHIPVVMHQDHGTSPAVCQRSIQLGFSSVMMDGSLGEDGKTPTDYEYNVDVTRRVVEMAHACGISVEGELGCLGSLETGQAGEEDGIGAEGTLDMSQMLTDPEEAADFVKKTHVDALAIAIGTSHGAYKFSRPPTGDTLDIERIKAIHKRIPDTHLVMHGSSSVPQEWLKIINQYGGQIPETYGVPVEEIVEGIKHGVRKINIDTDLRLASTGAVRRFLAENPAEFDPRKFLKATMVAMSDICIARYEAFGCAGNASKIKPINLERMYELYDTRTLDPKVR; this is encoded by the coding sequence ATGGCCCTGATTTCGATGCGGCAAATGCTGGACCACGCCGCCGAGCATGGTTACGGTGTGCCAGCCTTTAACGTGAACAACCTGGAACAAATGCGCGCGATTATGGAAGCGGCGGACAAAACCGACTCACCGGTGATTGTTCAGGCGTCCGCCGGCGCCCGCAAATACGCCGGTGCCCCCTTCCTGCGCCGCATGATTTTAGCAGCCGTAGAAGAGTTTCCGCACATTCCGGTGGTTATGCATCAGGACCACGGCACCAGCCCCGCCGTATGCCAGCGTTCCATTCAGCTGGGCTTCAGCTCGGTGATGATGGACGGCTCCCTGGGTGAAGACGGTAAAACCCCGACCGACTACGAATACAACGTAGACGTTACCCGCCGCGTAGTAGAAATGGCCCACGCCTGTGGCATATCGGTAGAAGGCGAGCTGGGTTGCCTGGGCTCCCTGGAAACCGGCCAGGCCGGCGAAGAAGACGGCATTGGCGCCGAAGGCACTCTGGACATGAGCCAGATGCTGACCGACCCCGAAGAAGCCGCTGATTTTGTGAAAAAGACCCACGTAGACGCACTGGCCATTGCCATTGGCACCAGCCACGGCGCCTACAAGTTCAGCCGCCCACCCACCGGCGACACCCTGGACATAGAGCGAATCAAAGCCATTCACAAACGCATCCCAGACACCCACCTGGTGATGCACGGCTCTAGCTCTGTACCCCAGGAATGGTTGAAAATCATCAACCAATACGGCGGCCAAATCCCCGAAACCTACGGCGTACCCGTGGAAGAAATCGTGGAAGGCATCAAGCACGGTGTGCGCAAAATCAACATAGACACCGACCTGCGCCTGGCCAGCACCGGCGCCGTACGCCGCTTCCTGGCCGAAAACCCAGCCGAATTCGACCCACGAAAATTCCTGAAAGCCACCATGGTGGCCATGTCAGATATTTGTATTGCGCGTTATGAAGCGTTTGGCTGCGCGGGTAATGCCAGCAAGATTAAGCCTATTAATCTTGAGCGGATGTATGAGCTTTATGACACTAGGACGCTGGATCCTAAGGTGAGGTAA
- a CDS encoding DNA adenine methylase, whose amino-acid sequence MEDKVMLLDSSNSLVPEIEQLDRFNCDAGNFYYPKTRYYGSKKRVIEWVLSLLQPLNYHTILDAFGGTGLVSLSQKIAGKKVYYNEILKSSNYTAKSILADHTAIEEKDILEFCGSVVPNFGFISKKFQGFYYTDFENSWLDGAALSLKRYAGLKNVQLTHCLLQACLQKRPFNIFHRRNLNFRLNCNRNTKFGNWKTWEKTFQELMLDAVSELGKANFRGKHTVEFLEPSDASSISSVYDLVYLDPPYISNGSGGQVDYLDRYHFLEGFVSYDTWPYLIDENSRIGNLKKSAGLYEWNRKSTFRDRLYSLVDAHKKSIVVLSYVSSGYPSQKDLISYFQKKFKKVVVSSCKLNHVLSPGSKTEIIIIGLP is encoded by the coding sequence TTGGAAGACAAGGTTATGTTATTAGATTCTTCGAACTCTTTGGTGCCGGAAATTGAGCAACTTGATCGCTTTAATTGTGATGCCGGGAATTTTTATTATCCTAAAACTAGATACTACGGAAGCAAAAAAAGAGTTATTGAGTGGGTCTTGTCACTTTTACAGCCTCTTAACTACCACACAATACTTGATGCATTTGGAGGTACTGGTCTTGTATCTCTTTCTCAAAAAATTGCAGGAAAAAAAGTTTATTATAATGAAATACTAAAAAGCTCAAATTATACTGCTAAAAGTATTCTTGCGGATCATACAGCGATAGAAGAGAAAGACATATTAGAGTTTTGTGGCTCTGTGGTGCCGAATTTTGGTTTCATAAGCAAAAAATTTCAAGGGTTTTATTACACTGATTTCGAGAATTCTTGGTTAGACGGTGCAGCGCTTAGTCTTAAGAGATACGCTGGCTTAAAAAATGTTCAACTAACACACTGTTTGCTTCAAGCATGCCTTCAAAAACGACCATTCAACATATTTCATCGACGAAATCTGAACTTTAGGCTTAACTGCAATAGAAATACGAAGTTTGGGAACTGGAAAACCTGGGAAAAAACATTTCAAGAGTTAATGCTAGATGCTGTTTCCGAGTTGGGAAAAGCAAACTTCAGAGGTAAGCATACAGTTGAATTTTTAGAACCCTCTGATGCGTCATCTATTTCAAGTGTTTACGATCTCGTATACTTGGATCCACCTTATATTTCGAACGGTTCGGGCGGGCAAGTTGACTATTTGGATCGTTATCATTTCCTCGAGGGCTTTGTAAGCTATGACACATGGCCATATTTGATTGACGAAAACTCAAGAATTGGAAATTTAAAAAAGAGTGCTGGATTATATGAGTGGAATCGAAAGTCAACATTTAGGGATCGATTGTATTCGTTAGTAGATGCCCATAAAAAATCAATCGTAGTACTCTCTTATGTGTCGAGCGGATATCCAAGTCAGAAAGATTTGATTTCTTATTTTCAAAAGAAATTTAAAAAAGTTGTTGTTTCATCCTGTAAGCTCAATCATGTCCTTTCTCCTGGAAGTAAAACAGAAATAATCATAATTGGGCTGCCGTAA
- a CDS encoding beta-ribofuranosylaminobenzene 5'-phosphate synthase family protein has protein sequence MSSYNVVEIHSPARVHISLVCMGSNNFRSNGGAGFAISGFDTIVKAVKSSKMKLRVQGVLKLENSLKKKILDLEAYLIDFCTINKFSPAAICVEDLPQRNSGFGTGTSLELSCIEALYLINNVDYQPSDIINSTRRGRTSGVGIHTYFEGGFVVDLGHPPKDKLVQSSMGLRSEALPLKLGRWDFPDWNIGIIEPCQKLLPKHYIDETEFFQNNCNLTVSDMSKISFFLIFGLLPGIIERNFEKFSLAINSIQKTKWKKSEIDQYGDLLPHIFSALMAKGVTTAGLSSMGPMVYFLSDAPVDNINNNSIGDVKMVSPNNAGRKVVRC, from the coding sequence GTGAGCTCATATAATGTCGTAGAAATTCATTCACCAGCAAGAGTCCATATATCACTTGTTTGTATGGGGAGTAATAATTTCAGATCAAACGGTGGCGCTGGCTTTGCGATATCTGGTTTTGATACGATTGTAAAAGCCGTTAAGTCTAGTAAGATGAAACTGAGGGTGCAAGGAGTATTGAAGCTTGAGAATTCACTGAAGAAAAAAATTTTAGATCTTGAGGCGTATTTGATTGATTTCTGCACGATTAACAAGTTTTCGCCAGCAGCAATTTGTGTTGAAGATTTGCCTCAGAGAAACTCTGGGTTTGGAACGGGAACAAGTTTGGAGTTAAGCTGTATTGAGGCTCTATATCTGATAAACAATGTTGATTACCAGCCTTCGGATATAATTAATTCAACGCGACGAGGACGAACATCTGGAGTAGGAATCCATACTTATTTTGAGGGTGGCTTTGTCGTAGATTTGGGGCACCCACCAAAAGATAAATTGGTCCAGTCGTCTATGGGCCTACGATCCGAAGCGCTTCCACTCAAGCTCGGTAGATGGGATTTTCCTGACTGGAACATTGGAATTATTGAGCCTTGCCAGAAATTGCTGCCCAAGCATTATATAGACGAGACCGAATTTTTCCAGAATAATTGTAATTTGACTGTAAGTGATATGTCCAAAATTAGTTTTTTTCTAATATTTGGACTTTTACCCGGCATAATTGAAAGAAATTTTGAAAAGTTCTCCTTGGCAATTAATTCAATTCAAAAAACAAAATGGAAAAAGTCGGAGATTGATCAGTACGGTGATCTGTTACCACATATTTTTTCCGCTTTAATGGCGAAAGGTGTCACGACTGCTGGTTTATCTAGCATGGGTCCTATGGTCTATTTTTTATCCGATGCTCCAGTCGATAATATCAATAACAATTCTATTGGTGATGTCAAAATGGTATCGCCAAATAATGCTGGGCGAAAGGTAGTGCGATGTTAG
- a CDS encoding non-canonical purine NTP pyrophosphatase, whose translation MLDLYFLTTNRVKFAHLSYMLRSEAVRLKPSPDYGRPYHEPRIFDREKLLRKSIESANTRMFRREPGENSIGDDLFEVIEDNELELRRNIADIMQDRFFIIEDTSVIIEALSKEHEVPGVDVKYWMRATSFAQLDKQLRENGNNRKVTVRSDIVLYIPRKFRSKIEENYKVFTGVAFGSVVDRESLFETNSLYPWLDNKTFNKWFVPDGVDSIFSTLSIDEALKFDFRRSAIDEMLDFLYKIKILEQKKPKPTNTAFQESLFGESDLIICGPTCSGKSTVSEYLAENYGYFHIEASDYMHLLYYQQFSDISSLTGIHSFAKKVLDEKPEVVASEIKKERNSFGHKRYVISGFRSPAELIPFENEIKAGVVNLVYLNSSRELRFARNRTRARVDSLENYADFVSRDDMQLEMGLSELKIDTRGTKFLNESSLQVFKNDFVEMFLEHTPKVSLFKSVGELVIGASLENAIICALFINQKDSTYYTTTQISKFINNSVSRSKGGSLIMTHKDNVSRYFNMGFYPYFRISAESSKKRYRLSATGLSKAREIMRLLKG comes from the coding sequence ATGTTAGATTTATATTTCTTAACCACGAATAGAGTAAAATTCGCACACTTATCTTATATGCTAAGAAGCGAAGCTGTGCGCTTAAAGCCTTCGCCTGATTACGGACGGCCTTATCACGAGCCGCGCATTTTTGATCGTGAGAAGTTACTTCGGAAGAGTATTGAAAGCGCGAACACTCGAATGTTTCGAAGAGAGCCAGGTGAAAACTCAATTGGCGATGACCTTTTTGAAGTTATAGAAGATAATGAATTAGAATTGCGACGAAATATAGCTGACATAATGCAGGACCGATTTTTTATTATTGAAGATACTTCAGTAATAATTGAAGCTTTAAGTAAAGAGCATGAAGTTCCAGGAGTTGATGTAAAATACTGGATGCGCGCAACATCATTTGCACAGTTGGACAAGCAGTTACGAGAGAACGGTAATAATAGGAAGGTTACAGTTAGGTCCGACATCGTGCTTTATATACCTCGAAAATTTCGATCCAAAATTGAAGAAAACTATAAAGTTTTCACCGGTGTTGCCTTTGGCAGCGTTGTTGATCGGGAATCTCTTTTTGAAACAAATTCTTTGTACCCGTGGCTCGATAATAAGACTTTTAATAAGTGGTTTGTTCCAGATGGCGTAGACTCAATATTTAGCACTCTTTCAATAGATGAAGCTTTAAAATTTGATTTTAGACGCTCCGCAATTGATGAGATGTTAGATTTTCTTTATAAAATAAAAATTCTTGAACAAAAAAAACCAAAACCAACGAATACGGCTTTTCAAGAGTCGTTGTTTGGTGAGTCAGATTTAATTATTTGTGGTCCGACTTGTAGTGGAAAAAGTACAGTTTCTGAATATTTAGCTGAAAATTACGGTTATTTTCACATCGAAGCCAGTGATTATATGCACCTTTTGTATTACCAACAATTCAGTGACATTTCAAGTCTGACAGGAATTCACAGTTTTGCAAAAAAGGTTCTTGATGAAAAGCCTGAAGTAGTTGCAAGTGAAATTAAAAAAGAGAGAAATAGTTTTGGCCATAAAAGATACGTTATATCTGGATTTCGGTCTCCGGCTGAGCTGATTCCCTTTGAGAATGAAATAAAGGCAGGTGTTGTTAATCTTGTTTATTTGAATTCAAGTCGAGAGCTTCGTTTTGCTAGGAATAGAACCCGAGCGAGAGTCGACTCTTTGGAAAATTATGCTGATTTTGTTTCAAGAGATGATATGCAGCTAGAAATGGGTCTTTCTGAATTAAAAATTGATACCCGGGGAACTAAGTTTTTAAATGAATCTAGCCTGCAAGTTTTTAAGAATGATTTTGTAGAAATGTTTCTTGAACACACTCCCAAGGTTTCTCTGTTTAAATCCGTAGGAGAACTTGTGATTGGAGCATCATTGGAAAATGCGATAATTTGTGCATTATTTATTAATCAGAAAGATTCTACATATTATACGACGACACAAATCAGTAAATTCATTAATAATTCAGTTTCCAGATCTAAAGGTGGGTCTTTAATTATGACTCATAAAGATAACGTGAGTAGATATTTTAATATGGGGTTTTATCCTTATTTTCGGATTTCTGCAGAGTCTAGTAAAAAACGATATCGGTTATCGGCTACTGGGTTGAGCAAAGCCAGAGAAATAATGAGGTTGTTGAAAGGATAA
- a CDS encoding REP-associated tyrosine transposase produces the protein MARPLRLEFAGALYHVTSRGNRREMIFESDDDRRAFLSVFEEVCETFNWECHAYCLMGNHYHLLIETPDGNLSKGMRQLNGVYTQHFNRTHSRVGHVFQGRYKAILVEKNSYLLELCRYIVLNPVRAAMVRSAIDWPWSSYRATVGYQQGLNALNRDWILAAFGERREAATICYERFVAEGKNQPSPWKQLKNQIYLGSDQFVDDMQRRIERPDLLSEIPSSQRRSLAKPLQHYADVASSRNETIVLSYSSGGYSMKAIGDFFGLHYSRISRIIREAKRKT, from the coding sequence ATGGCCAGACCGCTGCGACTGGAATTTGCCGGTGCGTTGTACCATGTAACGTCCCGCGGAAATCGGCGTGAGATGATTTTTGAATCTGACGATGACCGCCGCGCCTTTTTGTCAGTTTTCGAGGAAGTGTGTGAGACTTTCAACTGGGAATGCCACGCCTACTGTCTAATGGGCAATCACTACCATCTTTTGATTGAAACACCTGACGGCAACCTTTCAAAAGGCATGCGCCAACTTAATGGGGTATATACCCAGCACTTCAATCGAACTCACAGTAGGGTGGGGCATGTTTTTCAGGGACGGTATAAGGCGATTCTGGTTGAGAAAAACAGCTACCTATTGGAGTTGTGTCGATACATCGTTCTAAATCCGGTTCGCGCTGCCATGGTTCGATCTGCAATTGATTGGCCGTGGAGTAGTTATCGGGCAACAGTGGGTTATCAGCAGGGCTTAAATGCACTCAATAGAGATTGGATTCTTGCTGCTTTTGGTGAACGTCGTGAAGCAGCAACAATCTGTTATGAGCGATTCGTGGCTGAAGGGAAGAACCAGCCGTCCCCATGGAAACAATTAAAAAATCAGATTTATCTGGGAAGCGACCAGTTTGTCGATGACATGCAGAGACGGATTGAGAGGCCAGATCTGCTAAGCGAGATACCGTCCAGCCAACGTCGCTCCTTGGCAAAGCCTTTACAGCATTATGCGGATGTTGCTTCTTCTCGAAACGAGACTATCGTTCTATCGTATTCCAGCGGTGGGTATAGCATGAAGGCGATCGGTGATTTCTTTGGGCTGCATTATTCTCGCATAAGCCGGATTATTCGAGAGGCAAAACGCAAGACCTGA
- a CDS encoding serine/threonine-protein kinase encodes MLNANTRAELQFELKEDIGAEGRNSDVFVAHDKQLDTELVVKRIRKNQINQDQLEEFYAEAKLLHLGSHPNVVPIHYACEDAEYVYMALPYYRAGSLKKVMNQQFLTTREIVRYACNFLSGLHHIHTKGLLHFDIKPDNILLSHRNEGLLSDFGLAVLTNAHGLAQQKKFYVKMLPPERFQDREFSSAFDIYQAGLTLYRMANGDRNFDQQFEPFVIDESFNSELFIAAVCEGRFPDRNAFLEHIPQRLRNVIKKCLEVNPDRRYKSVLHIVNDLSDIDGAELDWRYEENQNCRQWFKENKSGVNYRCVIENMDLHAVKVSSTGAERRIIPYCKERATRADIQKFLRSH; translated from the coding sequence ATGCTTAACGCAAACACGCGGGCGGAACTGCAGTTTGAATTGAAAGAGGATATCGGAGCGGAGGGAAGGAATTCCGACGTATTCGTTGCCCACGACAAACAGCTTGACACCGAACTGGTTGTGAAAAGGATAAGGAAGAATCAAATCAATCAGGATCAGTTGGAAGAGTTCTATGCAGAAGCGAAACTGCTTCACTTAGGTTCGCATCCAAATGTTGTTCCCATTCACTATGCTTGTGAAGATGCGGAATATGTCTACATGGCGTTGCCCTACTACAGGGCTGGCTCACTCAAGAAGGTTATGAATCAACAGTTCCTGACCACTCGCGAGATTGTCCGTTACGCATGCAATTTTTTGAGTGGTCTTCACCATATCCATACGAAAGGCTTGCTGCACTTCGATATCAAGCCCGACAACATCCTTCTTTCTCACCGGAACGAGGGGCTTCTATCGGATTTTGGCTTAGCGGTTCTGACAAATGCGCACGGCTTGGCACAGCAGAAGAAATTTTACGTCAAGATGCTTCCGCCAGAACGCTTCCAAGATCGAGAGTTCAGTTCTGCCTTCGACATCTATCAGGCCGGATTGACTTTGTATCGCATGGCTAACGGTGATCGTAACTTCGATCAACAGTTTGAGCCGTTCGTGATTGACGAAAGTTTTAATAGTGAACTATTCATTGCAGCCGTGTGTGAGGGACGATTCCCAGATCGAAACGCATTCTTGGAGCACATTCCTCAGCGTTTACGTAACGTTATAAAAAAGTGCCTTGAGGTAAACCCAGATCGACGGTACAAATCTGTACTCCATATTGTAAACGATCTATCTGATATCGATGGCGCTGAACTTGACTGGCGGTATGAGGAGAACCAAAATTGTCGACAATGGTTTAAGGAAAACAAGTCAGGCGTAAATTATCGATGTGTAATCGAGAATATGGACCTACATGCGGTGAAAGTTAGCTCAACTGGCGCCGAACGACGTATCATCCCGTACTGCAAAGAAAGAGCAACTAGGGCGGACATTCAAAAATTTTTGAGAAGTCATTGA
- a CDS encoding IS91 family transposase: protein MCRRVVPCDVTWCWGQVLRCDHCQARSICYYGCRDRHCPQCQGHATEQWSARQRSLLLPVPYFHLVFTLPHTLNGWIQLHPDVIYRCLFAAVWDTLNQFGRNTRHLGGELGMTAVLHTWGQNLSRHVHVHCLIPGGVLTGTGDWHKAKSHYLFPVRALSRRFRGRMVSLLRAAVNAGELHRVTNRDEVDGVLNGLMQHEWVVYTRHCLNQAESVVDYLARYTHRIAISNGRLLTMEDDRIAFRYKDYRDHSRLKTQWLDGQEFVRRFLMHILPKGFMRIRHFGYLSNCTRRRKLTVIRHCLSQPLKPEATLESPVSQRCWPCPLCDNGLVRMIRQIPRFKPAVILTG from the coding sequence ATTTGCCGGCGCGTTGTACCATGTGACGTCACGTGGTGCTGGGGTCAGGTCTTGCGTTGTGATCATTGTCAGGCCCGCTCCATCTGCTACTACGGATGCCGGGACCGGCATTGTCCGCAATGCCAGGGCCATGCAACTGAACAATGGAGCGCACGTCAGCGCTCCCTGTTACTGCCGGTGCCTTACTTTCATTTGGTGTTTACGCTACCTCACACTTTGAACGGCTGGATTCAGCTCCATCCCGACGTGATCTATCGATGTCTGTTCGCCGCAGTCTGGGACACGCTTAACCAGTTTGGGCGCAACACCCGGCACCTCGGCGGCGAACTGGGTATGACGGCGGTGCTCCACACCTGGGGACAGAACCTGAGCCGTCATGTGCACGTGCATTGCTTGATCCCCGGCGGCGTGTTGACCGGCACTGGTGACTGGCACAAAGCCAAAAGCCACTACCTGTTCCCGGTACGGGCCTTATCCCGGCGTTTTCGAGGGCGCATGGTGTCGTTGCTAAGAGCGGCGGTGAACGCAGGTGAACTGCACCGGGTTACCAACAGGGATGAGGTTGATGGCGTGCTCAACGGCTTGATGCAACACGAGTGGGTGGTCTACACCCGACACTGCCTGAACCAGGCCGAGAGCGTGGTGGATTATCTGGCTCGCTACACTCACCGAATCGCCATCAGTAATGGGCGTTTGTTGACGATGGAGGATGACCGGATCGCCTTCCGCTATAAGGACTATCGGGATCATTCCCGATTGAAGACTCAATGGCTGGATGGCCAGGAGTTCGTACGGCGATTCCTGATGCACATTCTGCCCAAAGGCTTCATGCGAATTCGCCATTTTGGCTACCTGAGCAACTGCACTCGACGCCGCAAACTGACGGTTATCCGGCACTGTTTATCGCAGCCGCTCAAACCAGAAGCGACACTGGAGAGCCCGGTGTCTCAGCGGTGCTGGCCCTGCCCCCTCTGTGACAACGGTCTGGTTCGTATGATTCGTCAGATCCCACGATTTAAACCAGCGGTGATCCTAACGGGCTAA